TCCCGcaacccagccccagccccactgaTGGGCATGAGGCTGGTGGGAGGACCCTAGGGCCGCGAAGCAGGCTTCGCAGCGGACGTGGGGCCCTGCCAGCATCCTGTCCAGAGCCCGACGGAGCTGGCCTCTCAGCCTGTTGGTCTTGGACGGCCCAGAGGAAGCCACAGGCGCCCAGGCGGGCATGAAAGGGCTCTTTGACGGCTGGGTTGCCGGGACAGTCACGCAGATGGCCGACCAGGCAGGGAGCACCCCTGAATCCCTGAGACGGTAACGGGGCGCAGGGTCTGGGGTGGTCGTGGGGGTCTTCACAGCTGCCCTGGGCAAGCCGGGCTCCCCCTGAATCCCAGCGGAGCAGGATCCAGCCCCGATTGTCTGCCAGGCAGGGCCAGGGGCTGGGACGGCCGGGAACTCTGTGGGGCTCCTGCAGGCCTCCGTCCGTGGACACACCCACTCCTGCCAGGCTCCCTCCGCTGGAGGAGTCCAGGGGGGTCTTGTGGTGTCCAGTGGGGCCAGGGGGTGAGTCAGGGTCTGCTGAGCTtgcagggaggcaggcagagggggtCTCAACAGCCAGAGACATTCCACCCACCTGGAATGACCCACTGCAAGAGGAAGGACCTTGCCCTGTGCTGCAATCCCAGAGGGCTTCCTGAAGGAGGCAGCCTAGATCTTTGTCCAGCAGAGCCCATCTTCAGGGAAGATTGAGGACCCCGACCCGGTGCACCTGCCCTGGCAGAAGATACTCCCGGCCAAGCCTCCAGATGTGGCTGTGAGGGGAGTGGGGTAGGCAAGGCCCACCTGGCAGGTGGCGAAACTAAGACTGGCTTATTGGGGCAGCTGCTGGTAGAGTCGGGAGGGGGCCCACCTTGTTCATGGGGACCCAGGCTGGCTCTGGCTCCCCCTCGGCAGCAAGGTAGGACCATCCTTTCCTAGTCTGGGGGAGGCAGAGGGGTGGTCTCCCAAGGCCGCTGCAGGCCCTGCCCTGAGGGCTCTGGACGAGAGGCTCTCTGAGCCCGGCTGAGACTGTGCCTCCGTGCACTGTGCAGGGCCCCCCGCTCCAGGCCAGCTTTGGGGGGCCTTTCCCTGGAGCAGGCCAGCCGCCATGCCCCAGGGCTCTGCCCAGTCACAGAGGGTGGGGCCTTGGGTGGCCACCCCTCCTGAGTTTAGAGGGCTGTCTCAGAGACCTCTGTGTCCCATCATGGCTTCTCCTCCATCTGCTGGGTGTGGGGGCCCCAGCTTTGGGGACCAGGACTCCCCGACTCCAGGTGTGCAGGGGTCCTGGTGCAGCCCTGAGTGTAGCAGCCCCTGAGCCCCAGCCTTGGCCTCACCCACTGGGTCAGGACCCTCTGTGTGCAGGCAGAAGCTCCCGCCTCCACCGGCTGTATTCCCAATGGGGGCAGGGCGGGGCTGGGCTGCCATAGGGTCTGGGGCCTCCAGCTGGGGCACCTCCTTCTAagtccctcccctcttccctctcccccagccctggccaagatggcagcTCCCACCCTGCTGCTCCTGGCACTGTTACTGCCCGTGGGGGCCTGGCCTGGGCTGCCCAGGAGGCCCTGTGTGCACTGCTGCCGCCCGGCCTGGCCCCCTGGACCCTATGCCTGGGTGAGTGACGGGGACCCGTGGAGGAGGCTGCCTCGAGTGCGGCCCACCATAGACATTGAAATTCTCAAAGGTGAGGCCCGTGGGTGCTGCCTGCATGCTCCCCCACCAGGACCCAAGAGTCCACAGGGAGTGGGAGGGGACCTGGGGCTCAGGAGGAGGGCGGGAGGGGACGCTGAGCCCCCTTCTCTGCCCTGGCAGCACTCTCTGCCCAGGGACCCCTGGGCTCCCCCCTCAAGCAGGAAGACGCCTGGCTTGGGAAGGGGCCCACGATCCAAAGTGGGGTGCGAGGACCCTGGGGAGGGACCAGGGTTCCTGAGATCCCCAAAGTAGCAGCTCCTTGGGAAGGGAGACTGGGCGGCCTGCTTGCTCTGAGACCCCTTGACAAGGCTGTGCTGTCCCGAAGGCTGGACAGCAGGCCGTACTAAGGTTAGACTTGGGTAAGAACTTCCCAGCCTTCTCATTCTTTAACACCCAACGCAGACTGTAGCTGGCCCTGACCACCCATGTCCCCACCCTCCCAGTGGGGACGGCCTTGTCACAGGCCTTGGTCCAGCCACACCTTTGGAGAATGGCTTCTCCCATCTTACAAAAGTGGACACGGAGGCTGGGTCAGGGGCCATCACTTGCAAAGACTGTGTCCTTACAGTGACCCTTGAGCCCCAGCCTGGGTGCCTGGAATCGGGGAGGCCTGCCCAGCCCGGCCCCGACCCGCGGCTTCCACTTGTTCCCTGCAGGTGAGAAGGGCGAGGCCGGCGTCCGAGGTCGTGCCGGCAGGAGCGGGAAGGAGGGGCCGCCGGGCGCCCGGGGCCTGCAGGGCCGGAAAGGTCAGAAGGGGCAGGTGGGGCCGCCGGGCGCCCCGTGCCAGCGCGCCTACGCGGCTTTCTCCGTGGGCCGGCGCGAGGGCCTGCACAGCTCCGACGACTTCCAGGCGGTGCCCTTCGACACGGAGCTGGTGAACCTGGACGGCGCCTTCGACCTGGCCGCGGGTCGCTTCCTCTGCACGGTGCCCGGCGTCTACTTCCTCAGCCTCAACGTGCACACCTGGAACTACAAGGAGACCTACCTGCACATCATGCTGAACCGGCGGCCCGCGGCCGTGCTCTACGCGCAGCCCAGCGAGCGCAGCGTCATGCAGGCCCAGAGCCTGATGCTGCCGCTGGCCGCGGGCGACGCCGTCTGGGTGCGCATGTTCCAGCGCGACCAGGACAACGCCATCTACGGCGAGCACGGAGACCTCTACATCACCTTCAGTGGCCACCTGGTCAAGCCGGCCGCCGAGCTGTAGCCGGGTGAGGGGCCCCGCGGCTGAGCCCCGCAGCCTGTGtgctgggggggtggggggggcagcAGAGCTTCAGCGCCGACTGTGTGCAGGGACTGGTTGAGCACTGTGTGCAAGGATTGGTTGAGCGCCGACTGTGTGCAGTGATTGAGTGCCGACTGTGTGCAGGGATTGGTTGAGCACCGACTGTGTGCAGGGTTTGGTTGAGCGCCCACTGTGTGCAGTGATTGGTTGAGCGCTGTGTGCAGGGATTGGTTGAGCCCCGACTGTGTGCAGGGTTTGGTTGAGCGCCCACTGTGTGCAGTGATTGGTTGAGCGCTGTGTGCAGGGATTGGTTGAGCCCCGACTGTGTGCAGTGATTGAGTGCCGACTGTGTGCAGGGATTTGTTGAGCGCCCACTGTGTGCAGTGATTGGTTGAGCACCGACTGTGTGCACTGATTGGTTGAGCTCCGACTTGTGCAGTGATTGAGCGCCAACTGTGTGCAGGGATTGGTTGAGCTACTACTGTGTGCAGTGATTGAGTGCCGACTGTGTGCAGGGATTGGTTGAGCACTGTGTGCAGGGATTGGTTGAGCGCCGACTATGTGCAGGGATTGGTTGAGCACTGTGTGCAGGGATTGGTTGAGCACCGACTGTGTGCAGGGACTGGGCTATGTGgagtgctgggtgtggtgggagcAAGTCTGACCCGCACCTGCCCTCACAGGGGCTGGCACACAGGAAGCCACGTGGACGGAGGCCTGTGGTGCTGAGTATGCGGTGGGTGGGGCCGGGTGCCTCCGCATGGGATGTTGGGAGCCCGGTTGCTCACCCAGGTACTTGCCCTCACCGCCGAGGGGCCATTCTGCTTATAAAAGCTGTGCCAGGCACCCCTGCTGTGGAGATATTCATTCGACTTTGGGTATTTGCCAAGCACCTGACAGGTGCGACTGGACCCAGGGGAGGCCAAAAGGGTCGAAGGAAGACGGTAACTCCCAGGCAGTGTTGGGGCACCCAGCACTCACAGTGGCCGGCGGGTGGGGCTGGCCTGGCAGAGGCTTGTCCTTGGCAGGAAACACGTGGCTGAGCGCAGGGGTGCCCGTTTTGGGGGCTCACGGGTCCCCAATCTGTCTGAATGGGTGGGGGCTGGAGGAAGATTGGACCCTGATGGGCACCAGAGCCGGAGGGAACCTCAGACAGGGATGAAAGTCGGGTCCACACGGCCTGGCTGCAGTTGTGGAGGCAGAGAGGGCCCTGTTTGGGAGTGTGGGTGGGTCGGTCCCTCTAGGCAAGAGTCTGGCCCAGCTATGGTCACTGGAAGCCTCTGTTACCCTCACCAGCTGGAACAGCTGCAGCCCCTCCCGGAAGCTCTCCCGGCCATGTGCTCACTCGTCTCTGGAACCACCTCAACTCGGCCTGGgcctccctccccctcttcctAGCCCCTCTAGCCCGGCCGCCCAcccactgcctcctcctccttggtGTGCTATCTGCGGCAGCGTGGCCACTGGGCCCCGGCAGGAACAGCGTTAGCAGTCACCGGGGCTCAGCCATGCTGCCTGGAACCCTCACAAGGCCCTCCATAAAGCATCCCGGGGCAGGGGCATGAGAGCCCCCACAGATGCACCAAGAGTGGGCGAGTGAGGGTCCGGAACAGGTGCAGGGTCCCAGGTGCCCCCACGGCCCTAGATCCTTGTCCACCCTGGGACGTCCAGGCCCATGGAGTGCCCAGCCCGCCCGTCCCCCTCTTCAGGACCTGCCCTACCCCCACGCCCTCCCCATAGGGGCCCCCACTAGTCCTGACCAATTTCTGAGCATCTAGGTCCACAGCCTGCCCCGGGAGGGTCTGTGAGGGGATAGTCCCCCACATCAGGGTGCACCCCGCAGGGTGGGGCCAGCTGAGGAGAGAGGTAGGAGGGCAGGGGCTGCGGCCCCTAGGGCGGGGGGACCTTGTCTGTCCATCTGGCAGCACACGCTGCCTGGGAGGAAGCAGCCAGAACAGTGACCTTCCCTGTCGCCACGAGGCCCCAGCCTGAGAGACTGCTCAGTCGTCCCCCCTACCCGCCACTGGACCAGGCCTGGGGGCAACCAGCAGTAGGGGTCAGGCAGAGGAAACGGGGGAGGAGGGGCGAGGGTGGCAGGAGATGGGGGTTAGGGGCCATCTCCACCACAGCCACCGTTTTTGTGTGAAGACTGCGGACCTTCCAGGCCCACCCTCGGGAAATGCCATCCTGGGAGCCCCAGCTGGCTCCCCCGCCTCTCCACCTCGCCTCACTCCTGTCCTGGGACAGAGAGTGCCCTGCTGTTGGGAGGTGATGCACCGAGGCCCGGCCAGAGTCTGCAGAACccacgtgtgtgtgtgctgggagcCACTCCCCAGGCAGGCGGGGGACCAAGCGTGGCCCTCAACAGCGCAGGACAGGAGGAGGGGCGTCTACGGGGACCCCCATTTGCTGTGCACACATGGCCCCTCTGCAGGGAGATGGGCTCTGTCCTGGCCGCGCCACCCGCCCACTGCCCAAGCCTGCTGCCTCCTAAGTCCCCCAGCATCCACCTTTTTCCCTGAGGCGGTT
The genomic region above belongs to Piliocolobus tephrosceles isolate RC106 chromosome 17, ASM277652v3, whole genome shotgun sequence and contains:
- the C1QTNF8 gene encoding complement C1q tumor necrosis factor-related protein 8 gives rise to the protein MAAPTLLLLALLLPVGAWPGLPRRPCVHCCRPAWPPGPYAWVSDGDPWRRLPRVRPTIDIEILKGEKGEAGVRGRAGRSGKEGPPGARGLQGRKGQKGQVGPPGAPCQRAYAAFSVGRREGLHSSDDFQAVPFDTELVNLDGAFDLAAGRFLCTVPGVYFLSLNVHTWNYKETYLHIMLNRRPAAVLYAQPSERSVMQAQSLMLPLAAGDAVWVRMFQRDQDNAIYGEHGDLYITFSGHLVKPAAEL